The proteins below are encoded in one region of Metallibacterium scheffleri:
- a CDS encoding type II secretion system F family protein, which yields MATRGALATWRQRKPSVPELSVPLYELCTMLKAGVPLVDAVAAQGQSSHHPQVTAAFAGMAQGLRRGQSFADVLGSSGLELPLYIQQLVRAGELTGRMGEALSGGVAQMEYEHRLHSEMRNALIYPTILVLAGVGAVLVMFAFVVPKFSMLLHKSSQLPWLGWAVLAGGTWVNANAFWLTPALIVGLIALVVALRERSVRNRLVDRLSGWPVLGPWLVQAETGRWA from the coding sequence GTGGCCACGCGCGGCGCGCTGGCGACGTGGCGGCAGCGCAAGCCCAGCGTGCCGGAACTGAGCGTGCCGTTGTACGAGTTGTGCACCATGCTCAAGGCCGGCGTACCGCTGGTGGATGCGGTGGCGGCGCAAGGACAGTCCTCGCACCATCCGCAGGTCACCGCAGCGTTCGCCGGCATGGCGCAAGGCTTGCGCCGCGGCCAGAGCTTTGCCGACGTGCTGGGCAGCAGCGGGCTGGAGCTGCCGCTGTATATCCAGCAATTGGTGCGCGCCGGCGAGTTGACCGGACGCATGGGCGAGGCGCTGTCCGGTGGCGTGGCGCAGATGGAATACGAGCATCGCCTGCACAGCGAGATGCGCAATGCGCTGATCTATCCGACGATTCTGGTGCTGGCCGGCGTCGGCGCGGTGCTGGTGATGTTCGCGTTCGTGGTGCCCAAGTTCTCGATGCTGCTGCACAAGTCGTCGCAACTGCCGTGGCTGGGCTGGGCGGTGCTGGCCGGCGGTACCTGGGTGAATGCCAATGCGTTCTGGCTGACGCCGGCATTGATCGTCGGGCTGATCGCGCTAGTGGTGGCGCTGCGCGAGCGCAGCGTGCGCAACCGCCTGGTGGACCGCCTGAGCGGCTGGCCGGTGCTGGGACCGTGGCTGGTGCAGGCCGAAACCGGGCGCTGGGCGA
- a CDS encoding GspE/PulE family protein, with protein sequence MRLLPKQRADLSLERLGMLPDHLQLMREWTREAHGIILVTGPTGSGKSTTLYSALAASNDGKKKIITVEDPVEFQLHGVTQVQTHAAIGLSFANALRSILRQDPDVVMIGEIRDLETAEIAIQAALTGHLVLSTVHTNDSISAFTRLIDMGVEPFLVATPIKAVQAQRLVRRLCPHCARAAPAPAGLDAHVAELARVVLGDVAPNWHEAAARNACTPAIAGGWASTRWCRSPPRCAP encoded by the coding sequence CCCAAGCAACGCGCGGACCTGAGCCTGGAACGGCTGGGCATGCTGCCGGATCACCTGCAATTGATGCGCGAATGGACGCGCGAGGCGCACGGCATCATCCTGGTGACCGGACCGACCGGCTCGGGCAAATCGACCACGCTGTATTCGGCGCTGGCCGCGTCGAACGACGGCAAGAAGAAAATCATCACCGTCGAGGATCCGGTGGAGTTCCAGTTGCATGGCGTGACCCAGGTGCAGACGCACGCAGCCATCGGCTTGAGTTTTGCCAATGCGTTGCGCTCGATCCTGCGCCAGGACCCTGACGTGGTGATGATCGGCGAGATCCGCGATCTGGAAACCGCGGAGATCGCCATCCAGGCCGCGCTGACCGGGCATCTGGTGTTGTCCACGGTGCATACCAACGATTCGATCAGCGCGTTCACGCGCCTGATCGACATGGGCGTCGAGCCGTTTCTGGTGGCCACGCCGATCAAGGCGGTACAGGCGCAACGTCTGGTGCGGCGCTTGTGCCCGCACTGCGCGCGCGCGGCGCCGGCGCCGGCGGGGCTGGATGCGCATGTCGCCGAGCTGGCGCGCGTGGTGCTGGGCGATGTCGCGCCCAACTGGCACGAGGCGGCTGCGCGCAATGCATGCACACCGGCTATCGCGGGCGGCTGGGCATCTACGAGATGGTGCCGGTCTCCGCCACGCTGCGCGCCATGA